ATAGATCAAGGTGCCCAGCACCTTGGGGATGACTATGCGCTCTTTATGGATGTACTGCACGTCCTCGCCCGTTCCTTTTGAACTGTTACGCCGGCTATAACGTCACAAATCGATTCCAAATTTGCTCCTCATGCCGGAGAGGCGCGCACGAATAGATAGAGGCGTAGGGAAAAAGAAGATGTCCGTCGTCTTGAGCGAGAAAGATAGAGCCATGTTAGATGGCAAGTATGGGGAAGCAGCGCGGCTTGCCATGTCCATCTTGGTGAGGATGGCCGAGGTCTATGGTGCTACGGAGATGATGGATGTAACCCAGGCTCACATTGACGGCTGCGGCCTAATGAGCGAATCTGGCCTGGAGTTCGCGGAGACTTTGGCCGCCCATGGGGGGAGAGTTTCCATCCCCACAACTTTGAATATGATTCCCCTGGATCTTCAGAACTGGAGGCAGTTCGGTATACCGGAGGACTTTGCAGCGAAGGCCATCCGGCTGGCTAAGGCTTACACAGATATGGGGTGTATCCCCACTTGGACCTGTGCACCTTATCAAGGCTACCTAACGCCCAGGTTTGGCCAGCAAATAGCCTGGGCCGAATCGAATGCCATCGTCTACGCCAATTCGGTTCTGGGGGCACGGACCAATCGTTACGGGGATTATATGGACATCTGCGCTGCTATCACAGGCAGGGTCCCCAAGTATGGCCTCCACCTGAAACACAATCGCAAGGGTCAAATTCTTCTGCGGCTCGTGGATATCGAACCCGCTGTATTACAGGACGACACTTTCTACCCGGCATTAGGTCATCTCATTGGCACTCTGGCCCAGGATAAAATCCCCGTGATCGAAGGACTCCCTCCAGGGGCAACAAGTGATCAACTGAAGGCTTTGGGCGCGGCTGCCGCCTCTTCCGGTGCGGTGGCCCTCTTCCACGCAATTGGCGTGACCCCGGAGGCGAGCACTCTGGAAGAAGCCTTCCAGGGTGATGCTCCAGAGCGAGTCATTGACATCCATTCCTCTGATCTACTGGCAGCGCGGGCAGATTTATCCACGGCAGAAGAAGGAGCCAGGCTCGATTGGGTTGTTTTGGGCTGCCCTCATTTCTCTTTCACAGAGTTCGAACGGCTTGCGGAACTCATCCGGGCACATAAAGGTCGGTCCGTTCACCCAAATGTGAAGTTCCTCATTATTTCGAACCAAGTTGCTTACTCCTTGCTGCAGAGGAGCGACCTGATGGACGTCCTCATGGACTTTGGGGTTCGGATCACCCTGGATACTTGCGTCTTTCACACTCCAATAATCCCTTCCGATGCGAAAGTGCTGATGACCAATTCTGGCAAGTGCGCCTATTACGCGCCGGGCGAACTGGGCCTGCAAGTTGCCTTCGGCAGCATGGCAGATTGTGTGCGCTCCGCTGTGGAAGGGTATGTGTGCCGGGGGAGAGCATGACAGGCAAAATCTGGATCGGCCGGCCAGTGATTGCCGGCTCGGCAGCGGGGATAGCCTTAGTGTCAAAGGAGCCTCTCAGCCTCTGGGGTGGATTGGATACCCGCACGGGAGAGATCATTGACCGACGTCATGAGCGATCCGGAGCAGTTGTTGCGGGAAAGGTGTTCGTTTTCCCACAGGGGAAGGGTTCCAGCACGAGCAGTGCCGTCCTGCTTGAGACCATCAGGACGGGTGTAGCGCCCGCTGCAATCATTAACCTGAAGGTGGATCCTATCTTGGCCTTGGGGGCCATTGTTGCCGATGAACTGTATCACCGAACGGTGCCCATCATAGTTCTGCCGGAAGAGGACTTCTGCTCTATAAGAGAAGGGGATTACCTCGTCATCGAACCCAATGGCGTGGTGAGGAAAGTAGAAGTCAACGGAACCCCCTGACGCTCTCGCCTGGAATGCAACTTTCGATCACAGGAGTATCCTGTGATTTGCCTGAGAGATGTATGTGAGGTGATTTGGTGGAAGCGATAGAAGCCATTCTACGGGAAGCAAAAAGGGTCCTTCCCCCGTGGGATGAAGTGTCTGCTGAAGCCCGTGAACGAGCCGAAAACATCGAAATAGGCCAGACGCTCTTCTTGAGGAAACACGGGGTGGCTTCGGAAGCAGATTACAAGAGGCGGGCAAAACAGCAAGGCAAGATAATGCTCCATGCCCATATCGGCCTGAACAGCTGGGAAGAGACCAAGATAGCCTTGCTCTATCTGGATGACGAAATGTCGAAGAGGGGCTTGGAAATAGACAGATTCGGCCTATGCCTCGATCGAGTGATGGCTTATCCGCCAGAGATGCGCGATTCTGTTCTGCGTGAAACCGGCCCCCAGTTAAAGTCCCTCGAGGATTGGATAGAAGTGGGGCAGGTTGTGCCTATGCAACCCCATGCGGGGGATTTTATGATCGGCTTTCCTGCCTCCATGATCAATACCGAGAACGCGCTGCGGGCAGGAATCACCACCATAGGAAACCTGTCTCAGTATTTCGCACATGGCCTTCCGGCTTGGACAGACGAAGTGACGACGACTCTCGAGACAGCGAAGGCCCTGTCGGTTATGGGCAGACTTAAAGATAAAGGGACGTTGGTTCATTCCTATCTCGATGATGGATTCGGCTCACTTTTCAATGACTACGCCGATGTGGTAGGGTGGGCGTATTTAGAGAAATACATAGTGGAGGATCTTTTTGGTGCGAAATTAGCCCATTGTTTCGGAGGGGTTACCGCTGACCCGCTGATGAGAGTGGCTTGGGTAATGATCATCAAAGAGATCCACGGCGAGGACTGTTTGGGTTCCATGTGGTATGGCGATACCATTTCCTTCAGCGAGGACTTTGACAAGAACCTGGGCCTTAACGCCGAGTACCTGCTCTGGGATATGGTCGCCCAATTGGTCTGCCCCACTGGCCATGCTATGGTCCCGTTGCCGGTCACGGAAGCAGTGCGGATCCCCTCCGCCAAGGAGATCCTGCAAGTTCACGTTTTCGCCCGGCGTGTCGAAGAGTCTGCGCGCCGCTTAGCGCCCCATCTCGACCTCACGAAGGCGGAGAGAATACGAGATAGATTGATCGAGTCTGGAAGAGGCGTGTTCGAGCGCGCTCTTTCAGGCCTACAGGCACAGGGGGTGGACATCCGGAATCCGCTGGAGACGCTTTTTGTGCTAAAGAAGATGGGTGCGGAGAGGTTCGAACGAGAATACGGCGCAGGTGTCCCAGATTCCACTTGGCCACGAGGCAGAAAACCGGTGCAACTCACGGATATGTTTGCGCGGACTTACGGATTGAGCCAGACCATCGCTCGGGATCTGCCGAGAGTGAGGCGAGGGGGCAAGGTCGTGTTGGCTTCTACGGATGTGCACGAGCACGCGCTCTTCATAATCCAAAAGGCTCTCGCCGCCATGGGTCTATCACCTATAATGGCTGGCCCAGAAAAGCACCCCGCTGAGATCGTGAAAATCGCATCCATCGAGTGGGCAGACGCAATCGTAGTGGGTACATACAATGGTATGGCGCTCGAGGTAGGGAAGACACTGCGCGGTGCACTGGATGAAGTAGGGTTGAAGGTGCCGGTCTTTATGGGCGGAAAGTTGAATCAAGTGGTTGAGGGCAAAGCGCTCCCGGTAGATGTTTCTGCCGAGATAGCGGCACTGGGCTTGATTCCTTGTCAGACAATTCAGGAACTGCTCGACAAATTGGGAGAGAAGTTCAGATGACACAAGGAGATAGTTTCGTCGGCCCACAGGCCGCACATCGGCGACAGATCTACAAGGGTGCCGGTTATGCGCATGACGACTTCGGCAAGCCGCACATCGGGGTGGCAAATGCGTGGACGGAGGCATCGCCAGCCCACATGCACCTCAGAGAATTGGCCGAGTGTGTCAAGGCAGGGATCTGGCAAGCAGGAGGAGTCCCGTTCGAGTTCGGCGTTTTCGCCACCTGTGGAAATATCGCGGTTGGTACAGAGAATATGAAGTATGAACTCGCCATCCGAGATGTTCTGGCTGCCTCAGTTGAGATCATGTCCAGGGTGCATCTCTTTGACGGCCTGGTCTTGCTTGCCTCGTGTGATAACATCATCCCCGGGTTGCTGATGGGAGCAGCGAGGGTCAACCTCCCCTCGATCATGGTCTCCGGCGGTCCCATGCTCGCGGGCGAATGGCGAAAGGGCACCGTGCTGCCCCCCGATGTGAATGAAGCCGTTTTCGGTGCGCTTCCTCTTGGTCTCATCAGCGAGCAGGAATTGCTCGAGATGGAGAACTGCGCTTGTCCAGGGGCAGGAGCCTGCCCAGTAATGGGAACGGCTAACACCATGCAGATCTTGACCGAGGCTATGGGAATGGCGCTCTCTGGCTCAGCGACTATCCCTGCTATTATGGCGGGTAGGCGCCGGGTGGCTCGAGAGTCTGGTCAGAAGATTGTGGAGTTGGTGAAGGCAGGTATCCGACCTTCCGACATCCTCGATGAGAGGGCTCTCCGAAACGCTATCGTTGTGAACGCGGCCATTGGCGGATCGACGAATGCACCCCTGCACATTATGAGCATAGGCAGGGAGTTTGGCATCGAGATAGAGTTGGAGTTGTTTGATGAGATCAGCAGGAAGACCCCGCTTTTGGCCTCGGTGGTTCCCAATGGTCCGCATACGGTGATTGATTTTTACAAAGCAGGCGGAGTTCCTGCCTTGTTGAAGGAACTGGGCGATTTGATAGATTTGAGCGCTCTGACCGTCAATGCACGCACCATCGGCGAAAATATTCGGGGCGTTCACGGCAGTCGTGGCGAGGCGATTGCCCGTCGGGATAAGCCAGTGCAACCAGAGGGAGGGTTTGCAGTGCTCAGGGGAAACATAGCCCCGCACGGTGCAATCGTTCGCACATCTGCTATCAAGCCGGAGATGCTAGTACACAGGGGGCCGGCAAAGACCTTCAACAATGACCAGGATGCATGGGAGGCAATTGTGCAGGGCAGGATACAACCGGGCGACGTCATCGTGGTGCGCTATGAGGGACCGAAGGGCGCTCCGGGGATGAAAGAGGTGATGCTATCCACCGATGCCCTG
This portion of the Chloroflexota bacterium genome encodes:
- a CDS encoding DUF126 domain-containing protein, with the protein product MTGKIWIGRPVIAGSAAGIALVSKEPLSLWGGLDTRTGEIIDRRHERSGAVVAGKVFVFPQGKGSSTSSAVLLETIRTGVAPAAIINLKVDPILALGAIVADELYHRTVPIIVLPEEDFCSIREGDYLVIEPNGVVRKVEVNGTP
- a CDS encoding aconitase X catalytic domain-containing protein; this translates as MSVVLSEKDRAMLDGKYGEAARLAMSILVRMAEVYGATEMMDVTQAHIDGCGLMSESGLEFAETLAAHGGRVSIPTTLNMIPLDLQNWRQFGIPEDFAAKAIRLAKAYTDMGCIPTWTCAPYQGYLTPRFGQQIAWAESNAIVYANSVLGARTNRYGDYMDICAAITGRVPKYGLHLKHNRKGQILLRLVDIEPAVLQDDTFYPALGHLIGTLAQDKIPVIEGLPPGATSDQLKALGAAAASSGAVALFHAIGVTPEASTLEEAFQGDAPERVIDIHSSDLLAARADLSTAEEGARLDWVVLGCPHFSFTEFERLAELIRAHKGRSVHPNVKFLIISNQVAYSLLQRSDLMDVLMDFGVRITLDTCVFHTPIIPSDAKVLMTNSGKCAYYAPGELGLQVAFGSMADCVRSAVEGYVCRGRA
- the ilvD gene encoding dihydroxy-acid dehydratase; translated protein: MTQGDSFVGPQAAHRRQIYKGAGYAHDDFGKPHIGVANAWTEASPAHMHLRELAECVKAGIWQAGGVPFEFGVFATCGNIAVGTENMKYELAIRDVLAASVEIMSRVHLFDGLVLLASCDNIIPGLLMGAARVNLPSIMVSGGPMLAGEWRKGTVLPPDVNEAVFGALPLGLISEQELLEMENCACPGAGACPVMGTANTMQILTEAMGMALSGSATIPAIMAGRRRVARESGQKIVELVKAGIRPSDILDERALRNAIVVNAAIGGSTNAPLHIMSIGREFGIEIELELFDEISRKTPLLASVVPNGPHTVIDFYKAGGVPALLKELGDLIDLSALTVNARTIGENIRGVHGSRGEAIARRDKPVQPEGGFAVLRGNIAPHGAIVRTSAIKPEMLVHRGPAKTFNNDQDAWEAIVQGRIQPGDVIVVRYEGPKGAPGMKEVMLSTDALYRIGLEGSVGLITDGRFSGFNRGPIVGHVSPEAMEGGTIAVIEDGDVIEIDIPARKLNVALSEDEIQRRLRNWQHPEPKTKKGFLAIYAQMALPAHQGAAMQRWDFST